TTGCTGAATTCAAAAAGCCTGATACGCATGTCGATATCCAGACCCTTGGTATTGAATACACGGCTATACTGGGAGAAATCAGGAAAGCTTCTGAAGTGCTGGAGACGGGAAACCTCGAAGAATTAACGGTAAGAAGTGATAACCTGGTTTTTGTGATCAGGCTGATCAATGAGGATTATTTTATTGCGGCAGCCATGCTGCCCGGCGGAAATTACGGCAAGGGAAAGTATTATATCCGGATAGCCGCACCCAGGATAGCCCGGGAACTTTAATCGATTGACTAAATAGATGCGATCAATTTTAAGCTGCAAATTGCAGCTTTTTTTATATGGAGAGCAGTTATGAGAAAGATACTGGTTATTCATGGTCCCAATCTGAATATGCTCGGCAGCAG
The sequence above is drawn from the Deltaproteobacteria bacterium genome and encodes:
- a CDS encoding roadblock/LC7 domain-containing protein; its protein translation is TESLMDFNEIVANIVNSAEGSLAAVIMDKDGIPLAEFKKPDTHVDIQTLGIEYTAILGEIRKASEVLETGNLEELTVRSDNLVFVIRLINEDYFIAAAMLPGGNYGKGKYYIRIAAPRIAREL